One genomic window of Parasteatoda tepidariorum isolate YZ-2023 chromosome 9, CAS_Ptep_4.0, whole genome shotgun sequence includes the following:
- the LOC107445039 gene encoding glutamate receptor U1-like, which translates to MVAYFPSKLRIAVLPNTRAIEVERINNKTIISGIEAELIKLLSQGINFEYEILALSDESYGIKDTFGNWTGMVGMLARNEADMAISLIGITEERSTVVDFSLPYHYIEKTFMMNYASFLPKTAAFLYPFSTFTWILILIVLLFMTVLFRTLISPKDSLTSVFFDLWGSSFGQGTNYNPRSMSRRIPLGIWLIYSYVLILCYSSVLLSFLTSPIRRKQMSNFKDLYTAIREGGMECRAAIHTQEADYLSKSSIPYMKGLGEYIKKNEWYYRSLSNTRVPEHVAIIGSPIMFHAFIGSSEKYFYSKDVFESFPMGVAIRKGFCCKERFNTILLRILSGGLYNKFIDTINYKMEVLRKFNTDHSQSVSVLKLSDLSGVFIILGIGWTTAIFTLVMEITYSRWLRSKPRQT; encoded by the coding sequence atggtGGCATATTTTCCCTCTAAACTTAGAATTGCAGTTCTACCCAATACCAGAGCCATAGAAGTTGAAAGAATTAACAACAAAACCATTATCTCGGGTATTGAGGCAGAACTTATAAAACTATTGTCACAAGGAATAAATTTCGAATATGAGATTCTTGCTCTCTCAGACGAATCTTACGGAATCAAGGATACGTTTGGAAACTGGACAGGAATGGTCGGAATGCTCGCAAGAAATGAAGCTGACATGGCCATCTCGCTAATAGGTATCACCGAAGAGAGGTCAACTGTAGTGGATTTTAGCTTACCTTACCACTATAtcgaaaaaacatttatgatgAATTATGCTTCATTCTTGCCAAAAACGGCAGCATTCTTGTATCCTTTCAGCACTTTCACgtggattttaattttgatcgtACTGCTCTTTATGACAGTGCTATTTCGAACTTTGATATCGCCAAAAGATTCCCTTACTTCTGTTTTCTTCGATTTGTGGGGATCTTCTTTCGGACAAGGAACGAACTACAACCCTCGTTCAATGTCCAGGCGTATACCACTTGGAATTTGGCTCATTTATTCATATGTTCTGATACTCTGTTACAGCTCAGTTCTGTTATCATTTTTGACATCCCCCATCAGAAGGAAACAAATGAGCAATTTCAAGGATCTCTACACCGCAATCAGAGAGGGTGGAATGGAATGCCGAGCAGCGATTCATACACAGGAAGCAGATTATTTGTCGAAAAGCAGTATACCCTATATGAAAGGATTAGGggaatacattaaaaagaatgaatgGTATTATCGATCTCTTAGTAACACAAGAGTTCCGGAACATGTGGCAATAATTGGGTCACCCATTATGTTTCACGCATTTATTGGGTCctctgaaaagtatttttattcgaaGGACGTTTTTGAAAGTTTTCCGATGGGGGTTGCAATCAGAAAAGGCTTTTGCTGCAAAGAGCGCTTCAATACAATCCTACTCCGGATTTTAAGCGGTGgcttatataataaattcatagaCACTATCAACTACAAAATGGAAGTCTTGAGAAAGTTTAACACTGACCACTCTCAGAGTGTATCAGTTTTAAAGTTATCGGATTTAAGTGGAGTGTTTATTATTCTTGGGATAGGTTGGACAACTGCTATTTTTACTTTGGTAATGGAAATCACCTACAGTCGATGGTTACGCTCAAAACCCCGCCAAACCTGA